The Cottoperca gobio chromosome 15, fCotGob3.1, whole genome shotgun sequence genome segment CACGATACTGAATGTTTCTCCAAGAAACCTGAGCGCATtttcagtgtttatttatttcaagtcATCCACATAATAAATAGAGACAATTCAAACCAATTACACCAGACTGAAGAGGGGTGAAACAGCTCGACTTGGTTGGGTTGAAATTAAGCAGGCacttaaaagaaagaaaaggattaGTGTGTTATTTAGTAGGACTACAGTGAgacattctttaaataaaactatGAGGCAGCTTCCTGCTGCTGGGTTGGCCACACAGGTACACAGACTAAGATCAGGAAACATCTAAAagcatataaaaaataaatctgctgcACACAGCTCTATTCTGCAAACACAACAAGCCGTcgataaaaactaaaaacattaacaatctGAGGAATCATTAAAAAGTTAACATGCAAACGGAAGTGTCTGaacttgaatgtttttgttttctgttaaaCTATAATCCAAAATGTTTGCATGGTGTTTATACAGTATACTCATCTTCAAACAAACGACTGCAGGTTTAGTGAACTCATGTGAGCCAGTTAGTTCCCCGTCTGTCAGAAAGCTTATCGTTATCTGACAGAGCCCTATTGTTGAAGCTTTTATTACTACGAATTACAAAATGCATACAAGCGTACTCCTTGTTCATTTCCCCACATCCTATAGTTTCACAAATGTGAGTCGACAAAGTCTGCTTTGCTGAAATGTAGTTTGCAAAAGAGGCCGATTCAGGCTGAAGTGATGCATCAACTGTTTGTCTGTTGCGCTTCTTCACAGTCACTGTAGAGTTACATGAAAACTACATTAGCTTCTTAATTACAGTCTGACTGAATGTGGCCACAATACATTTGGTCTtgcattatctctctctctcacacacacacacacacacacacacacacacacacacacacttgaacttTTTGCATCTTTGCATCTTCTCCAAAGCCAGTCCAGAATCTTTGATTTACACTTTGCATTGGAGTGAGGATTTGATCTCAGACGATGCAAATAGACAAATCCAGAGTTACAATAGTGAGTGCATGAATGGAACACACAGTTTTGATTAGTAGATAAGAGAAGTGATGACAGGCCATTCCTCAGTTTGAAcactcttcatctccttctcttctAGAGAGGAAACAGTTTGCAACCTTGACATCTCCCTTATTCTCTTGGCACAAAGTGGTTTACAAAAAGTCCTCCGTCACATCATTGAGCCTTTACAGGTTTAATTAAAGCTCCGTCATTGAATTCTAATCACCACAAGTTAACTAAAATGTGTAGTTTTGTTTGACAACATCAACTcttagtaaataaatacatcgtTGTAAATGCgacagcaggcaggcagaggggggggggggggggggggaaactggGTCATCTTTGGCACGCGAGTGCAGTTCAGTGGTGACCCAACTTCTTTTATTTAGCACACTGACGGAGGAGCTCAAAAGGTGAGTTTATGTCCGCCAACCAACGCCTgccctttttcctcctcttcttttttttttactacgtGTTGCACAGTTTCCTTTTTGAATCGCTGTCATCCAACCAGAAAAGCAAGTTTTAGTGTCCAGTTCAAAGGCTTAGACCTCGCTCACTGGCAGGTCAGCGTCATCCAGGTCCAGCGGCGGTTCAGGCATGTGGGGCTCAAAGCTGCTCCGCCGTCGCCATGGTGACTCTTCAGAGTTAATAATGGTGGTCGCAGGTGGTTCGCAGGTCACTTTGCCAGGCGCGTCTCCTGCAGGGACAGGCGTGCTGGCGTGCGGCTGTGACTGGGCCGTGGCAGCAGACTCATGAAGTGCTCGCTGTCCCATGCCAGGCTGCGAGCGTGTGCCGCACGTGACAGCAGCCCCCCACTCTGGGTAGCATGGTGGCATGGCAGATATGGGCGAGCGAGGGACGGGGGGACCCGCGGGGCTGCGGTAGAAAGTGGAACGGCCGTGctcctgcagcagaaacagcaGGAGGACACAGAGAAAGCGAGAACAAAGACAGTGGTGGTTAGTGAACAACGTGAAATCCTGATGTGTGTGGTTTATTGGAGGAGACCGAAAGTGAGTTACAGACTTGGAATTAGCACCAGCATGTGGAGCCTGATGCAGCTTAAGCAGAGTTGGTACGGAAGGTTGTAGGTGCTGAAGAATGTAGCATTGCTAGAGAGTGGAGATGGTAGTAGTGGtactagtagcagtagtagaagtagtagaggTAGCGGGAATAGTGGTAGTAGTGTCAGCAGGTTTTAGTTTTGGTGGTCTCAACAAGATGAAGTGGAGGAGCAGAGTGCTTTAGGAAGCAGTGGTTGGTTGTTGTTCATTATTTCACAGCTTTTCATTGTCAGATTTCAATCTCTGAAACACAGAACAGAAGTGTGGgaacaaagaagaaacacagcagaggtaGTGAAAGCAGAAAGCAGTAGCCACTGAGCAGTGGGGGAAATGTTGGTTAGAGAAACATCAAGACTCCAATACAAATATCTGTCAACTTTAAGATCCTGGATTTCGACACGTCGTTTCTCTCACAGCAGCAGTGATACCCTGTGACTTTACAGGCTTTGCGGAAATTCTGATCAGTAAATCCACAAAGTTTCACTTGTGCATCGCAAGATTTAAGAATCCATTTCCTAACAGGGACGAGGGACAACCACAAACATATTAACAGATGCTTTATGCTGAATCCAAAGGTCCAAAAATCAAGCTCATGCTGAATTTTAGGGGCTGTTGGACAGAAGGTGAGATAATATACCACACTGAAGACATCCAAGTAGCCCCTTGTACACTTTAAAAGCTTTAACAAACCCAAATATTCACATGTAAATCAACACACCACGATGAAAACAGTTTCTCTGGAAGTGTGGATTCAGCATGGGTGAGTCCTAATGTCAAGgctgttaaaaacatttagcacaCAGAAGGTATAGGAAGCCAACATGGAAACAACTATCTTATTATCGTGTGtatcagaaagagaaaaaaacatacagGCAGCgaacaggagggaggaggagagacaagCAGGATGTCACACATCTAAGACAGGTACACAGCTGCAGCAGACTGCAGAGATAACAGGGCATGAAGGGAAGAGAAACACAAGGTGTGAAAGACACATGTACCCAgtaataaagacagaaagaaccAGGCTTAAGGAATACATAAGCTAAGTTGGTCAGGTAGGTCATGCAGCGAGTCTGTTTGTGCATGGATTGTACATGAATTCAtgtattattcttttattttacactGAAGCATCATCGAGAATGGTGAGGACAGGTGAAAGCTGAGCAAGTAAAGCTATACGGGAGGCAGGAAAGCAGTGACAGCAGGTCTTTTGGAGGTTAGATGGACATATTCCAGCTGTTTAGAGTCATTCCGTATAAAATATGACTTATTAGCCTTTCAGTGACTTGAGGTTTGCTAGAGTTTTGTCATCACATGCGAGGGAAGCTAAATCAAGCACACCTCAAGTCCTAAAATTCCTGAAACAAGATTTGATTAAATTGGGAACTGTCTGAGCGCTGAATGAAATGGGCTCAGACTTTGAGCTCAGCTCAGCaaaaaaggaaagcaaaaggaggaggagaggtgtaTGAGAGAAGCAGCGAGGACGAGGGCGTGAAGGGAGGAGCGCTTGTTGGGTTATCGCAGCCATACTTAGGATGTGGTTTTTTCTTAGAAAAAACGGAGCGTCAGATCTGATCTGCTCTCATAATGTCTACAACCACAGAGGGGCCAGCCAGTGAGTGGAAAACAGTATTCAAAAAAAGGTCAACTTATAGTTTAAAGGGGGGGGATTTAGACGAGCTGACATACGTGCTGCTGCACTCCCCGATTCGAGACGTATACCTCTGTATACAGGGGTTCGACAGCCGTCTGGCCTGCCGCATCTGCAACAACACAGTGCAAAGCAGTATTAGAGCAGATGGGCTGTCTGCccacagggagaggaggaggtggagagaatgtgacaaagaaagaaaataaagagagaagaggcacaggagagagggggggggggggggtgagaggaaaacaagcaagaaagaaagaaagacacaggagggaagaaagagggaaCAGACAGCGCAGAGGGGAACCAGAAGGGACCGACTGCGTCAGAGGACACGCTCTCCTCTGCAGTCAGGACTATGGAACGggtttccttctctcttctctccagcTGCAGTCTGGCTGCCTGTCTCTATGCATGTAGGCTGCTGATTAAACTCATTAAGTGGTTTTAAAACTCAGCCAATGTTATTGCACAGAATCTGTGGTCTGCGATTACATCAGTCCATCATGTAGGTGGTGATGACAGACGAGTTACGTATCTTACGTACAGATTACATACTTCAGTTAAAAATCAGCATAGGGGTGCCTGCTGGCTCAGGGGTTATGGCGCCAAACATGCTCAGTTTGCGTCCATCTGGggacatttctctctctctctctctctctctctctctcctcatttcctgtcatctgtTGATTGTCTAATAAACATggccaaaaaaagaaacaaagaaatctgTTTTTTGCTGCTGGGTGGTGACGAGAAGGGATGAGGAAAATATCAAACAGGATGTGCGAAGTTCAAGTTAAACACTGCAAAATAGTCtataaaaaaaaggtataaaataatcaataatcattTCCTTGCGGCTCTCCAAGACCGTGAGCAGAATACAGCTTCATCAATCTTGTTTTCGAACTATACAGTAATAATTATACAACATAGGGCAAACTCATCTATAAACATAAAACGTCTGCTACTCTGCATCTGTTTGAGACACAAAGTAGTTTCTCAGCATCTCTGTAGCTTGCTGCTGTATGAGATCACGTGAGAGCTATAAATGACATGAGtataacaacacaaacaagtcTAGTGAACAGTCCTGACTCCTCATACCACCTGATGTCAAGTTCTGCACATGCAAGTCAAGTCCGaagtcttttcccttttcccacGGGTACATTTGAGGTCTCTAAATGTGTGACTCAAGTCAGATTTAAGTCTACCTGTAATGCCTTGATACTATGGTGACACTGTTGTAGTGTAGTGTGAAATACATACTGTGGCAGCAGACCTCCCAGGCCCCCGCTGGGCCACAATGGCCCCTGAGACAGCCTTGATCCAGCTGTGCATGTCCTCTGGGCTGTCCGCCTAGTGGAGACAAAAGAGCAGTGAGTGACAGAGAGCGTGAGGCAGTTTGGTCTGTGGAGGCGAGCAAGAGGGCAATCACAGTGTTTGTGAACATGTACGAGAAACGGCCGTACATTCCTTTTACCACAGAAAACATCCTACCTGGATGTAAAACGTCCTTGATGTGGTGACGACTTCAAACAGATTATCTCTCATCATAATGTCACTGCAACaaaagtggaaaaaaacaagCCTATATCTTTATCTAAAATCAGGAAAGGTAAACACCATCCTCCTGgacaaaagacatttttttgtACAATGGGAAAATGTTGGGACATGTTAAATACCTCTGTTTGCACTCCTGGACTTTGTGAACTTCCTTCAGCGGGATCATTCTCAGAGGTTCTTTCTCCTAAAGGCAAGAAAATAACAGCTCATAAAACTTAAAGAAGCCAAATATTATCATTTGTTTCATAGGGACAGAAGACAGTGAACATTTATCTAGAAGTAGCAGACTCCAAACTAAAAACCCTGATGGTTGTAACTTTTCCCTTTTTGATACAGCAGACAGAGAGTCTGTGTCCTTGGCTTGTTGATCGCCAAATAGACGGATAGAGCTGTCAAATAAGGGCAGACCCGGACAAGGACAGGGTATGGGATGAGGACagtatgtctctgtgtttgtgtgtatgtgtgtgtaagaaggGCCAGGAGGTAAGAAGGCATGATAGGACAAGTGAAGTGAAAGCATTAAATTCCACAGACTGCAGATAAGACGTGTTAGAACTCGGGGACCGTGTGTTTGCTGTTACTCTACCTCAGACTGCGTGGTTGAATCCAATCCACATGCATCATCAATAAACACATTCCTTAAAAACATCACTTAAATCAAAGTCAATTACCAAATCTGACTTGAAGTAACTCATCGAGTTTTCTTCCAGTAGGAAATATCGCCTTTTCCAGTTCCTCATCTgggggaaaagggaaaagatgtTTCCTTTGGCAACTCTTTATCACAATCAAGCAGAAATCATCTGACATTCCACAAGTCACAAGACTGTACATTCCCTCCCACATGAAGTCGCTGTGTATCGTTTGTGGATGACACTTTAATTGTAACGATGACATTAATCGTAAATTGCGTCGCATGTCCACGTGGAGGCTAAACGCAGTGCATTTCAGAAAGTGTGTCGTTGCACTGATGAAGTGATGAGTCGCGGCAGACACTCACCACAGCTCCCTGCTTGACGCAGTAGCCTGACTTGATGACGGTGTGCTCCTGAGTCGGCCTGCCCAGAAAGTATGGCAGCTGGCTGTGGGAGCGATGCATGGCCTCACGCTCCGCTCTGTCTGCACCGTCACCACTGTCATGCTTAAAGGTAAAGGACACCGGAGATATTGTATTTTGTCAGGGACCAATGTGACGTTTTCAAAATGCTTGTTTTGGTCCAAAACTAATAATCAGTTTCAAATGATATAAcactgagaaaagcagcagattcTAAAATTGACTTGGTGatgaatgatgatgaaaatgtaAAGATGAATCCCTCTAGGCGTCCACAATCTTTGACTGGAATACATTCTGCATGTAATTACAGCATGTGGTGAAGCACATGTGCGCGTCATGTTTACCTGCGTCTGGGTGACGATGGGGACTCCTCCGTAGATCTCTGTCCTATAGGAGACTTGTTTCTTGGGTCCTAATACATCCGGCAAAGCCTTCTGGTTCTCTGCATTCTGCTGCCCATCAGGCAACTTTGGCACcttaggaacacacacacacacacacaccacacacacacacacacacacacacaactatttattaaaaacacattcaacagaaaaataaacatttagagTATTTCAGCTGCAGGGTGTAAAATGCTCCTTTCTCCATGGCTAAAATACAGTACGAGACTTCTATGTATGCAGACGTTGACAAGcctttaacacatttaatatcCATTTCCTTTCTGAATGGTTAAGGCCTCATGAAATACAATGGGAAAGGTCCTTTATCCCGGCACTCTATTCAACAATACAGCATCCTGTTAGTCATGCTCTGACTCAATCATATCTAGTTTCTTGAAAGTCCATTAACTCAATTCTACATGAGGGAAACAAAATCTCAGAGTGATAGAACATGAGCCAAACAGAACAGATGACTCAGGTATGGACTttgttcatctgtgtgtgtgtgtgtgtgtgtggtgtgtgtgtgtgtgtgtgtgtgtgtgggcgtgtgtctTACAGTAATCTTGGTGGCTTTATTGAGAGCGTCGACCCAGTCCACAGAGGTCCTGCTGATCGTTGGCCTGCAGGAAGAACTTCCTCATCCCAGCATTGATGACTAATAGAtcataaaaaaaagagcagTGGGAACAATAAAAATAGTGAAAGTATATTCAGACAAAGTCAGACTCCATTCTCTACACTACATCATCCGATTCATTCTGTGTTTAATATGAatcacatggaaacacacactgcCAGTACAAAGAAGTACTATGGAGTGGGTGTTGACTAATTGCACTTTTGGCCTTTCTTGTATAAAAAGTATGAGTGCCAGCAGCCACGGATTTCTCTGGAAGTGAAAAGCAACTGGACCAAGGGACTCTCCCACACAGTAACAGCAGCATTCCCTCTCCCTGCCGATGATGACCCAGCTGCCTCTGTCTGCCACCACCTACCCACTTCTAACCATGacaaaggggggaaaaaagcccATTGCTACCGACTAACCCACCAAATATTCTCTCACATTTTCACACCCATGTGAACATGAGAAAACCCCATTTTCAAAatcacaaagaaatgtttggGTCCAATGCTGATTAGCTATGGATCAGGATATAGGAGCTGAAAGAACTCAAAGTCTCTCATTCTTTCTCGCACTGCCAGAAATCTGCAGCTCAAACCATCCTTGTGTTTCCTCAATTTCCCTTCGACACCATGGGAATGAATTACATTAAAGCTGGACTGGTAAATCTGGCGGGGGCGAGCTGTAAAAGACATTGGGAGCTCAAACTCTGTGGCACAATGAGGATCATTCTTCCTTGTTCTGCGTCTTTGGTCCAGCTTTTAGACACATGCAAGACTtcgctctcttttttttttttatttctctgtaaataaatgtgtctgtctggtCTCATTCAAccttcaaatgtgtccactgtaTGTTTGGGGGAGGTAAAACTGCTTGGTAGTGGTGAAACTGTAGTAGTCTCTTTGGCACTGGGAAGACAAATCTGGGAGGAGAGGCATCAGATGTGACTCATAGTTACAAGAAACATTGTGTCCTGCTGAGAAATGTAGCCGAGCACCAAAGTTCACATCACTCTGGGTGTCTCTCCCCACACACAAAGAACAGACACATTTCCATCATCAGTCACAGACTGCAATCAAGCATAAACTTTGTTACAGTAAACACATCTGTAAGTGCAATTCCTAACTTTTCTAAATACTTCATCACCGTACGTTTCTAGTTGCTGGAAGATATTAGCAAAACATGTGGCATACAAACGGCAGTTTAAAAATAGCTTCATATGCCTCTGAATCAGGTTCTGATTAGGATGCCGGCATCCTGTCGAAACCTCAACAAGGCAACTGGTGCGCACACACAGCCAGACACACTCACGGCAATCAACGCACTATTTCCTGGTATTGAAGCAGATGGAAGACGAGGAGAGGGGCTAGTAAACAATAACAGGGAATAGAGGTTGACTGCTAAATGACCAGA includes the following:
- the LOC115019779 gene encoding LOW QUALITY PROTEIN: pleckstrin homology domain-containing family A member 1-like (The sequence of the model RefSeq protein was modified relative to this genomic sequence to represent the inferred CDS: deleted 1 base in 1 codon) gives rise to the protein MPYTDRQNRTCGFLDIEESESSGKFLRRYFILDTQQGSLVWFMDNPQNLPVGTDCVGSLKLTYISKVSDATKLRPKAEFCFVINAGMRKFFLQANDQQDLVDWVDALNKATKITVPKLPDGQQNAENQKALPDVLGPKKQVSYRTEIYGGVPIVTQTQHDSGDGADRAEREAMHRSHSQLPYFLGRPTQEHTVIKSGYCVKQGAVMRNWKRRYFLLEENSMSYFKSDLEKEPLRMIPLKEVHKVQECKQSDIMMRDNLFEVVTTSRTFYIQADSPEDMHSWIKAVSGAIVAQRGPGRSAATMRQARRLSNPCIQRYTSRIGECSSTLLQLCTCLRCVTSCLSLLLPPVRCLSTAVPLSTAAPRVPPSLARPYLPCHHATQSGGLLSRAAHARSLAWDSEHFMSLLPRPSHSRTPARLSLQETRLAK